The proteins below come from a single Candidatus Binatia bacterium genomic window:
- a CDS encoding LysR family transcriptional regulator yields MSGSMLEIRHLRLVRAIAEEGGPTRAAARLHLTQSAVSHQLSELEARLGLVLFERVRRQLVLTAAGTRLLEASRRLLSDLDKVERDLHRKDSGRPLPLRLCVETFTSYHWLPKLAAAVAAEHPRIDLQMIPAARSEPVAALLRGELELAITSSPVQDRSLVVTPVAQDEWTVILPPDHELARKKFIAPDELASYLVFTHDAPRSDVERLRDIAAAGRSPLPAVKIVPLTDTLVDFVAAGLGLGMVSRWAVSPALMRGAIVARRFTRAGLREQWSAVYRRDAANRFPVGRIVELLRGQLDAKAP; encoded by the coding sequence ATGTCCGGTTCGATGCTCGAGATCCGTCACCTACGCTTGGTGCGCGCGATCGCCGAAGAAGGTGGACCGACGCGGGCCGCGGCGCGCCTGCACCTGACCCAGTCGGCGGTCAGCCACCAGTTGTCGGAGCTCGAGGCGCGCCTCGGCCTCGTGTTGTTCGAGCGCGTACGTCGCCAGCTCGTGCTGACTGCGGCCGGAACGCGGTTGCTCGAAGCTTCGCGACGCCTGCTTTCCGATCTCGACAAAGTGGAACGCGATCTGCACCGCAAGGACAGCGGGCGGCCGTTGCCGCTGCGCTTGTGCGTCGAGACGTTCACGAGCTACCACTGGTTGCCGAAGCTGGCTGCCGCCGTGGCTGCCGAGCATCCGCGCATCGATTTGCAGATGATTCCCGCCGCGCGCTCGGAGCCGGTGGCGGCGTTGCTTCGCGGAGAGCTCGAGCTGGCCATCACGAGCTCTCCGGTCCAGGACCGCAGTCTCGTGGTGACTCCCGTCGCCCAGGACGAGTGGACGGTGATCCTTCCTCCGGACCATGAGCTCGCACGAAAGAAGTTCATCGCGCCCGACGAACTCGCCAGCTACCTCGTGTTCACCCACGACGCCCCGCGCAGTGACGTCGAGCGCCTGCGCGACATCGCTGCGGCCGGCCGCAGTCCCCTGCCGGCAGTCAAGATCGTGCCGCTGACCGATACGCTGGTCGATTTCGTCGCGGCGGGACTGGGCCTCGGAATGGTTTCCAGGTGGGCGGTCAGTCCGGCGCTGATGCGAGGCGCGATTGTCGCCCGGCGCTTTACCAGGGCGGGACTGCGCGAGCAGTGGTCGGCGGTGTACCGGCGCGATGCCGCGAATCGATTTCCAGTCGGACGGATCGTCGAATTACTGCGCGGACAGCTCGACGCGAAAGCCCCGTAG
- a CDS encoding STY0301 family protein, translated as MRIPIVIAVSGLVVSMAGAAFAAERSAGTDIKGDAICPATVHVTQEAASTPAGYLVAKSADPTVLAGLTIFDGPPKDLASLVPDNADTGSSVATWTIAQDRERGLYVSCIYSGTRIQLQRKLPASVTSCRVTYDNNVHVDGYPQIKSMSCK; from the coding sequence ATGCGAATCCCAATCGTCATTGCGGTTTCCGGCTTGGTGGTGTCGATGGCCGGTGCTGCGTTCGCTGCGGAACGATCGGCCGGCACCGACATCAAGGGCGACGCGATCTGTCCAGCGACTGTCCACGTAACCCAGGAAGCGGCATCGACTCCTGCCGGCTACCTGGTCGCGAAGTCTGCGGATCCGACCGTTCTTGCCGGACTGACGATCTTCGATGGACCGCCGAAGGACCTCGCCTCGCTCGTGCCCGACAATGCGGACACGGGTTCCAGCGTCGCGACCTGGACGATCGCGCAGGACCGCGAGCGCGGGCTCTATGTGAGCTGCATCTACTCGGGCACCCGCATCCAGCTGCAACGCAAGCTGCCGGCGTCGGTCACGTCGTGCCGGGTGACGTACGACAACAATGTCCACGTCGACGGCTATCCCCAGATCAAATCGATGTCGTGCAAGTGA
- a CDS encoding STAS domain-containing protein, protein MEIATQQGKDGLELVVSGRLDAYWADHLSKALDEAVRGGAHHLRVDMSAVVYMSSVGIRVVLRSYKETQRLGGSFAIVRSSDAVRRVLELAGLESLLGESAGAAPPAAAAVASQVFERDAVTFEVFDLPSTSAMRCRVVGTPEPLDGCRYSAADVRSVRFAAGSFGIGLGSFGAGFEDCRARFGEFLALCGAAAYLPTDGTNVPDVVVATRQLVPEVQVLYALVCEGAFSKVVRFEAAAGDAATLSELTDQCLDLCGCDTAAIALVAESAGLMGAALRRSPAAPSGGQAEPGAPFAFPQIRDWLSFTPERAFLRSLAVVAGVATRADEPVLRPFVRPLAGSPQPAGHFHAAAFSYRALAKGPIDLAATVESVFTGEALQGILHLIGDDRPAAGAGQSEFVRGACWIAPIREVSAELAA, encoded by the coding sequence ATGGAGATCGCGACGCAGCAGGGGAAAGACGGGCTCGAGCTGGTGGTGTCGGGAAGGCTCGACGCGTACTGGGCCGACCACCTTTCCAAAGCGCTCGACGAAGCGGTGCGCGGCGGGGCGCATCACCTGCGCGTCGACATGTCCGCCGTTGTCTACATGAGCTCGGTCGGCATTCGCGTCGTGCTTCGATCCTACAAGGAAACGCAGCGCCTCGGCGGATCGTTCGCGATCGTCCGGTCGTCGGATGCCGTGCGGCGCGTCCTGGAGCTGGCCGGTCTCGAGTCGCTGCTCGGTGAGTCCGCAGGTGCCGCACCGCCGGCAGCCGCGGCGGTCGCTTCGCAGGTCTTCGAACGCGACGCCGTGACGTTCGAAGTCTTCGACCTTCCGTCCACGTCTGCGATGCGCTGTCGCGTAGTCGGCACGCCGGAGCCGCTCGACGGCTGCCGCTATTCTGCCGCCGACGTCCGCTCGGTGCGCTTCGCGGCCGGCAGCTTCGGTATCGGACTTGGCAGTTTCGGCGCGGGGTTCGAGGATTGCCGCGCACGTTTCGGCGAGTTCCTCGCGCTTTGCGGCGCCGCCGCGTACCTGCCGACCGACGGTACGAACGTGCCGGATGTCGTCGTTGCGACGAGACAGCTGGTTCCCGAGGTTCAGGTTCTCTATGCGCTCGTCTGCGAGGGAGCGTTCTCGAAAGTCGTGCGCTTCGAGGCCGCCGCAGGCGATGCGGCGACCCTGTCGGAGCTCACCGACCAGTGCCTCGATCTGTGCGGTTGCGACACGGCGGCGATCGCGCTCGTCGCCGAGTCGGCAGGCCTGATGGGCGCGGCGCTGCGCCGTTCGCCTGCGGCGCCTTCTGGCGGGCAAGCCGAGCCCGGCGCACCGTTCGCATTCCCGCAGATCCGCGACTGGCTGTCGTTCACGCCCGAGCGCGCGTTTCTCAGAAGTCTCGCCGTCGTCGCAGGCGTGGCAACAAGGGCCGACGAGCCTGTGCTGCGTCCTTTCGTGCGCCCGCTTGCCGGGTCGCCGCAGCCGGCAGGACACTTCCATGCCGCGGCATTTTCGTACCGCGCGCTGGCCAAGGGCCCGATCGATCTCGCCGCGACGGTCGAATCGGTGTTCACCGGAGAGGCGCTGCAGGGGATTCTTCACCTGATCGGTGATGATCGCCCGGCCGCCGGCGCCGGGCAGAGCGAATTCGTACGCGGCGCGTGCTGGATCGCTCCGATCCGGGAAGTTTCCGCGGAGCTTGCCGCATGA
- the pgi gene encoding glucose-6-phosphate isomerase produces the protein MPSIELTDRPAWKALREHHAVIRTVHLRQLFADDAHRGERLTAQGPGLFLDYSKHRVTDETLRLLLRLAEETGLRGRIDAMFRGDKINVTEQRAVLHVALRAPRSQSIIVDGKDVVPEVHAVLDRMAEFSSSVRDGRWKGHTGKRIRNVVNIGIGGSDLGPVMAYEALRYYSARELTFRFVSNVDGTDLVEATRDLDAEETLFIVSSKTFTTLETMTNAHSARDWALRALGDERAVAKHFVAVSTNAAEVTKFGIDTANMFGFWDWVGGRYSMDSAIGLSTMLAIGPENFRAMLAGFHAMDDHFRTAPFERNLPVLLGLLAIWYRDFFGAQTLGVMPYEQYLKRFPAYLQQLTMESNGKHVTLDGTTVSYDTGTIVWGEPGTNGQHSFYQLIHQGTSLIPCDFIAFHHALNPLGRHHDLLLANVLAQAEALAFGKTADELHGEGIPEWLVPHRTFEGNRPTSMILADRLTPETLGALVALYEHSVFTQGAIWNIDSFDQWGVELGKQLAQRIIPELESEAEPPLRHDSSTNALIRRYRQRRAGA, from the coding sequence ATGCCCTCGATCGAACTGACGGACCGTCCGGCCTGGAAAGCCCTGCGCGAGCATCATGCGGTGATCCGCACGGTCCACCTGCGCCAGCTCTTCGCCGACGACGCACATCGCGGCGAACGCCTGACGGCGCAGGGCCCGGGCCTGTTCCTCGACTACTCGAAACATCGCGTGACCGACGAGACGCTTCGTCTCCTCCTCCGCCTCGCCGAAGAGACCGGGCTGCGCGGCCGCATCGATGCGATGTTCCGCGGCGACAAGATCAACGTCACCGAGCAGCGCGCAGTCCTGCACGTTGCGCTCCGCGCGCCGCGTAGCCAGTCGATCATCGTCGACGGCAAGGACGTGGTTCCCGAGGTGCACGCAGTGCTCGACCGTATGGCCGAGTTCTCCTCTTCCGTGCGCGACGGGCGATGGAAGGGACACACCGGCAAACGCATCCGCAACGTCGTCAATATCGGTATCGGGGGTTCGGACCTGGGGCCCGTCATGGCGTACGAGGCGCTGCGCTACTACAGCGCCCGCGAGCTGACCTTCCGCTTCGTCTCGAACGTAGACGGCACCGACCTGGTGGAAGCGACGCGCGACCTCGACGCTGAGGAGACGCTTTTCATCGTATCGTCGAAGACCTTCACGACTCTGGAGACGATGACCAACGCACACAGCGCGCGCGACTGGGCACTGCGCGCACTTGGCGACGAGCGCGCGGTCGCGAAGCATTTCGTCGCGGTTTCGACCAACGCCGCGGAAGTCACGAAGTTCGGCATCGACACCGCCAACATGTTCGGGTTCTGGGACTGGGTCGGCGGTCGCTACTCGATGGACTCGGCGATCGGGCTCTCGACCATGCTGGCCATCGGCCCCGAGAACTTCCGCGCGATGCTCGCCGGATTTCATGCAATGGACGATCACTTCCGGACCGCGCCCTTCGAGCGCAATCTTCCGGTGCTTCTCGGCCTGCTCGCCATCTGGTACCGCGACTTCTTCGGCGCCCAGACGCTCGGCGTGATGCCGTACGAACAGTACCTGAAGCGGTTCCCCGCCTACCTGCAGCAGCTCACGATGGAGTCGAACGGCAAGCACGTGACGCTGGACGGTACAACGGTGAGCTACGACACCGGAACGATCGTCTGGGGCGAGCCGGGCACCAACGGGCAGCATTCCTTCTACCAGCTGATTCACCAGGGAACCTCGCTGATCCCCTGCGACTTCATCGCCTTCCACCACGCGCTCAACCCGCTCGGCCGCCACCACGACCTGCTGCTCGCGAACGTCCTCGCGCAGGCCGAGGCGCTCGCGTTCGGCAAGACCGCCGACGAGCTGCACGGCGAGGGAATACCGGAGTGGCTGGTGCCGCACAGGACGTTCGAGGGAAACCGGCCGACGTCGATGATCCTTGCCGATCGCCTTACGCCGGAAACGCTCGGAGCGCTGGTCGCGCTCTACGAACACAGCGTGTTCACACAAGGCGCCATCTGGAACATCGACTCGTTCGACCAGTGGGGCGTAGAACTTGGCAAGCAGCTCGCCCAGCGCATCATCCCGGAGCTCGAGAGCGAGGCCGAGCCGCCGCTTCGGCACGACAGCTCGACCAATGCGCTCATCCGGCGGTACCGGCAGCGGCGCGCGGGAGCGTGA
- a CDS encoding ATP-binding cassette domain-containing protein yields the protein MLEIRGVEKTFLAGTPNEVRGLQGVDLSIEDGSFVVVIGTNGSGKSTLLNAVAGTFFVDAGTITVDGQDVTKWPEHRRASLIGRVFQNPFSGTAPDMSIAENLALAARRGRRRGFSWALRGEVRSVMRERVRPLGMRLEERLDNPIGTLSGGQRQALTLLMATWLRPKLLLLDEHTAALDPRSADQVVRLSQEAIERDRLTAMMVTHSMQQAASLGDRLVMMHRGRVIHDLRGSEKRRVRAEDLLARFEEVRRGEQLDEPAAEMLRRRYI from the coding sequence ATGCTTGAGATCCGCGGCGTCGAAAAAACGTTCCTCGCCGGAACTCCCAACGAGGTGCGGGGCCTGCAGGGCGTCGACCTTTCGATCGAGGACGGCTCGTTCGTCGTCGTGATCGGCACCAACGGTTCCGGCAAGTCGACGCTGCTCAACGCCGTTGCCGGAACGTTTTTCGTCGACGCCGGCACCATCACGGTCGACGGCCAGGATGTCACGAAGTGGCCCGAGCATCGTCGCGCAAGCCTGATCGGCCGGGTGTTCCAGAACCCGTTCAGCGGCACCGCGCCCGACATGTCGATCGCCGAAAACCTTGCGCTGGCTGCACGCCGCGGCCGGCGGCGCGGCTTCTCGTGGGCCCTTCGCGGTGAAGTCCGAAGCGTGATGCGCGAGCGCGTGCGGCCCCTCGGCATGCGGCTCGAGGAAAGGCTCGACAATCCGATCGGCACTCTATCGGGCGGCCAGCGCCAGGCGTTGACGCTGCTGATGGCCACGTGGCTGCGGCCTAAGCTCCTACTGCTCGACGAGCACACCGCTGCGCTCGATCCGCGGAGCGCCGACCAGGTCGTGCGGCTCAGCCAGGAGGCGATCGAGCGCGACCGTCTGACCGCGATGATGGTGACGCATTCGATGCAGCAGGCGGCAAGCCTTGGCGACCGCCTCGTGATGATGCACCGGGGACGCGTGATCCATGACCTGCGCGGCTCCGAGAAAAGGCGCGTACGCGCGGAAGACCTCCTGGCCCGGTTCGAAGAAGTGCGCCGGGGCGAGCAGCTCGACGAGCCGGCGGCCGAGATGCTGCGGCGACGCTACATCTAG
- a CDS encoding GAF domain-containing SpoIIE family protein phosphatase, with protein sequence MAPERLRLLYDLGCAFAGQARLDDLVELVLEKCREVLGAEAASILLHDRERGELYFPYVAERTAETEEDLHRFRFPADRGIAGAVLAGSLAVKIDDTASDARFYRGVDRHTGRVTRNLLCAPLRSHQGSIGVIQVLNRMEGGFSDEDLAFLDALAGSIAVAIENAQMYQQLTAQVAALERAVHEHNELLALHRELDIAREIQQSIVPKTFPQRPDVRVFADMNPAQEVGGDFYDFFFLDEDRIAVMIGDVSGKGVPAALFMAMTRTLLRSTAPGCTTPGQCLERVNALLIPDNSAEMFVTVFYAILEIRSGRLEYSNGGHNPPYLVGADGVVQALQGTGGTVLGMLDNARFGTLTTTLGRGDALVLFTDGITEAMDAESVLFGETRLEAALAQCAALAPGDVVQKILASVGRHVAGAAQSDDITALVLCR encoded by the coding sequence ATGGCTCCCGAGCGCCTCCGGCTGCTCTATGATCTCGGCTGCGCGTTTGCGGGCCAGGCAAGGCTCGACGATCTCGTCGAGCTCGTGCTCGAAAAATGCCGCGAGGTGCTCGGTGCCGAGGCTGCGTCGATCCTGCTTCACGATCGGGAACGCGGCGAGCTGTACTTTCCCTACGTTGCCGAGCGAACCGCCGAGACCGAGGAAGATCTGCACCGCTTCCGCTTCCCGGCCGATCGCGGGATCGCCGGCGCCGTGCTCGCCGGCAGCCTTGCCGTCAAGATCGACGACACGGCCAGCGACGCCCGGTTCTACCGCGGCGTCGACCGGCACACCGGACGAGTGACGCGCAACCTGCTGTGCGCGCCGCTTCGCTCGCACCAGGGATCGATCGGAGTCATCCAGGTCCTCAACAGGATGGAGGGCGGATTCAGCGACGAAGACCTCGCGTTTCTCGACGCGCTGGCCGGCAGCATCGCCGTTGCGATCGAGAATGCCCAGATGTACCAGCAGCTCACCGCGCAGGTCGCGGCTCTCGAGCGCGCAGTGCACGAGCACAACGAGCTGCTCGCCCTTCACCGCGAGCTCGACATCGCGCGGGAAATCCAGCAGTCGATCGTGCCGAAGACGTTTCCGCAGCGTCCAGACGTTCGCGTCTTCGCCGACATGAACCCGGCACAGGAAGTCGGCGGCGATTTCTACGATTTTTTCTTTCTCGACGAGGACCGCATTGCGGTGATGATCGGCGACGTATCGGGCAAAGGAGTACCGGCGGCGCTGTTCATGGCAATGACGCGGACGCTGCTGCGCTCGACGGCACCCGGGTGCACAACCCCCGGCCAGTGCCTCGAGCGTGTCAACGCACTGCTGATTCCCGACAACAGCGCCGAGATGTTCGTGACCGTGTTCTACGCGATCCTCGAGATTCGCTCCGGCCGTCTCGAATACAGCAACGGTGGCCACAATCCGCCTTACCTCGTGGGCGCCGACGGCGTCGTGCAGGCGCTCCAGGGAACGGGCGGCACGGTGCTTGGCATGCTCGACAACGCCCGATTCGGCACCCTGACGACGACACTCGGGCGTGGGGACGCCCTGGTGCTCTTCACCGACGGGATTACCGAAGCGATGGACGCAGAAAGCGTGCTGTTCGGAGAAACCAGGCTCGAAGCGGCGCTCGCGCAGTGTGCGGCGCTGGCGCCGGGCGACGTCGTACAGAAGATTCTCGCTTCCGTCGGGCGTCACGTCGCCGGTGCCGCGCAAAGCGACGACATCACCGCGCTGGTGCTTTGCCGATGA
- a CDS encoding DEAD/DEAH box helicase gives MGYSEATPIQAGAIPVVLSGRDLIGCASTGTGKTAAFLLPVLQLLRAGETGRCRALVLSPTRELALQIDEQALALGYHLGLSAAAVVGGLDMGPQERALRAGAAMVVATPGRLLDHMRFDYVDLAAVEILILDEADRMLDMGFLPDIQRILAALPKKRQTLLFSATMSPTIRKLADEILIDPVEVTVDRQAPAVAIVQTLHPVEQDRKAALLTKILKSPDMDSVLVFVRRKIDVDRVAHAVRRMGVDVGSIHSGRCQEDRIAALEGFRNGRYRVLVATDVAARGLDVSGISHVINFDVPHSAEDYIHRSGRTARAGAGGDVITFISPQEREKLAEIQKEIGMNLPWTVVPGFEPANAAPPARGAKPPTDDGRGRRRGRRPGRYVDRSSTVSAKSDCAP, from the coding sequence ATGGGCTACAGCGAAGCGACTCCGATCCAGGCCGGAGCAATTCCGGTCGTCCTGTCCGGACGCGATCTCATCGGTTGCGCATCGACCGGTACCGGCAAGACCGCCGCGTTTCTTCTTCCCGTCCTCCAGCTCCTTCGTGCCGGTGAAACCGGCCGCTGCCGTGCGCTCGTCCTGTCTCCGACGCGCGAGCTCGCGCTGCAGATCGACGAGCAGGCGCTCGCGCTCGGCTACCATCTCGGCCTGAGCGCAGCCGCCGTCGTCGGAGGCCTCGACATGGGTCCGCAGGAACGCGCGCTGCGCGCCGGCGCGGCGATGGTCGTCGCGACGCCGGGCCGCCTGCTCGACCACATGCGATTCGACTACGTCGATCTCGCGGCCGTGGAGATCCTCATCCTGGACGAAGCCGACCGCATGCTCGACATGGGCTTCCTGCCAGACATCCAGCGCATTCTGGCCGCCCTCCCGAAGAAGCGGCAGACGCTGCTGTTCTCTGCGACGATGTCGCCGACGATTCGCAAGCTCGCCGACGAGATCCTCATCGATCCGGTCGAAGTGACCGTCGATCGCCAGGCGCCGGCTGTCGCAATCGTGCAGACGCTGCATCCGGTCGAGCAGGATCGAAAGGCGGCGCTGCTGACGAAGATCCTGAAGTCGCCCGACATGGACTCGGTTCTGGTCTTCGTGCGGCGCAAGATCGACGTCGACCGCGTGGCCCACGCCGTGCGGCGCATGGGCGTGGACGTCGGATCGATCCATTCCGGCCGCTGCCAGGAAGACCGCATCGCGGCGCTCGAAGGATTTCGCAACGGCAGATATCGCGTCCTGGTCGCCACCGACGTGGCCGCACGCGGACTCGACGTCTCGGGCATCTCGCACGTGATCAACTTCGACGTACCGCACTCGGCGGAGGACTACATCCACCGTTCGGGACGCACGGCGCGTGCCGGGGCGGGCGGTGACGTGATCACGTTCATCTCACCGCAGGAGCGGGAAAAGCTTGCCGAGATCCAGAAGGAAATCGGCATGAACCTGCCGTGGACAGTCGTGCCGGGCTTCGAGCCTGCCAACGCTGCGCCGCCGGCGCGGGGCGCGAAGCCACCGACGGACGACGGCCGCGGCCGGCGACGCGGGCGACGACCCGGTCGCTACGTCGACCGGAGCAGCACCGTGTCCGCGAAATCCGACTGCGCTCCATGA
- a CDS encoding ABC transporter permease: MTLLLGALTIGLILSLLALGVFISFRIFNFADITADGSVTLGASVAAVLLVGGVSPVVATLAAFAAGMAAGATTGILHTRFGINGLLSGILVMTALYSVNLHVMGKSNLPLLSTTTLATEAESIAGAVLGNVEDIPVFGWEIAPRDAAVLFGALVVIAAAASALYSFLRTDLGTAIRATGNNPQMIRALGVDVGNMIVLGLALSNGLIALAGALLAQYQGFADVQMGIGMVVWGLASVIIGEALVGTTQLGLVIVGTVMGSVLFRLLIAIALRAGLNPNDLKLVTALFVFAALILPGMLERLRRGRHGASHA; this comes from the coding sequence ATGACGCTTCTTCTCGGTGCGCTGACGATCGGCCTCATCCTATCGCTGCTCGCGCTCGGCGTCTTCATCAGCTTTCGCATCTTCAACTTTGCCGACATCACGGCCGATGGTTCGGTGACTCTCGGTGCATCGGTCGCGGCCGTACTGCTCGTCGGCGGTGTGAGCCCTGTCGTCGCGACGCTGGCAGCATTTGCCGCCGGGATGGCGGCCGGCGCGACCACCGGCATCCTGCACACGCGGTTCGGCATCAACGGCCTGCTCTCGGGCATCCTCGTGATGACCGCGCTCTACTCGGTCAACCTCCACGTCATGGGCAAGAGCAACCTTCCGCTGCTCTCGACCACGACGCTTGCAACCGAGGCCGAGTCGATCGCCGGCGCCGTCCTCGGCAACGTTGAGGATATCCCTGTGTTCGGCTGGGAAATTGCGCCGCGCGACGCCGCGGTCCTCTTCGGCGCGCTGGTCGTCATCGCTGCCGCTGCCTCGGCGCTCTATTCCTTCCTGCGCACCGATCTCGGCACGGCGATACGCGCGACCGGCAACAATCCGCAGATGATCCGAGCGCTCGGTGTCGACGTCGGAAACATGATCGTGCTCGGCCTGGCGTTGTCGAACGGGCTGATCGCGCTGGCCGGCGCGCTGCTCGCGCAGTACCAGGGCTTTGCCGACGTGCAGATGGGGATCGGCATGGTCGTCTGGGGGCTTGCCAGCGTGATCATCGGCGAGGCGCTGGTCGGCACCACGCAGCTGGGCCTCGTGATCGTCGGCACCGTGATGGGCTCGGTCCTGTTCCGCCTGCTGATCGCGATCGCGCTTCGCGCCGGCCTCAACCCGAACGATCTCAAGCTGGTGACGGCCTTGTTCGTGTTCGCGGCGCTGATCCTGCCCGGGATGCTCGAGCGGCTCAGGCGCGGACGGCATGGAGCGAGCCATGCTTGA
- a CDS encoding anti-sigma factor antagonist (This anti-anti-sigma factor, or anti-sigma factor antagonist, belongs to a family that includes characterized members SpoIIAA, RsbV, RsfA, and RsfB.): MQTLRLASRLHELERISGEVDAFARRNGIPPRLAFDANLALDEVLTNIISYAYDDEAEHEIVVTLRAERDRFVIEVEDDGRPFDPLATPAPDLTMPADERPVGGLGLSLVRRLMPELQYQRRDQRNVLTMSRAVGTEATQERHVPTSDGGSPASDVVVLHATGRLDAGEAAAFEQALLGRIEAGAQRIVVDCSNLEYINSAGLRALLVAAKRLSARSGAIALAATSDRIRSIIAMVGFDAVFPVCATTEQATTAVLAAAPRVG; encoded by the coding sequence ATGCAGACGCTGAGGCTCGCCAGCCGGCTGCACGAGCTCGAACGCATCAGCGGCGAGGTCGACGCCTTCGCGCGTCGAAACGGCATTCCCCCTCGCCTCGCCTTCGATGCCAATCTCGCGCTCGACGAAGTGCTGACGAACATCATCTCGTATGCGTATGACGACGAAGCAGAGCACGAGATCGTCGTCACGCTGCGCGCGGAGCGCGACCGATTCGTCATCGAAGTCGAGGACGACGGAAGGCCGTTCGATCCCCTTGCGACCCCGGCCCCCGACCTTACGATGCCTGCCGACGAGCGGCCGGTCGGCGGACTCGGTTTGTCGCTGGTGCGGCGCCTGATGCCGGAGCTGCAATACCAGCGCCGCGATCAGCGAAACGTTCTCACGATGTCACGCGCAGTTGGCACGGAGGCAACGCAGGAAAGGCATGTCCCGACGAGCGACGGCGGCTCGCCGGCGAGCGACGTTGTCGTACTTCATGCGACGGGGCGGCTGGATGCCGGCGAAGCGGCTGCTTTCGAACAGGCGCTGCTCGGCCGCATCGAAGCCGGCGCGCAGCGGATCGTCGTCGATTGCTCGAACCTCGAATACATCAACAGCGCGGGACTGCGCGCGCTGCTCGTCGCGGCCAAGAGGCTGTCGGCCAGGTCAGGGGCGATCGCGCTCGCGGCAACAAGCGACCGGATCCGAAGCATCATCGCGATGGTCGGCTTCGATGCGGTCTTTCCGGTCTGCGCCACGACCGAGCAGGCAACGACCGCGGTGCTGGCAGCGGCACCGCGCGTCGGCTGA